The Branchiostoma floridae strain S238N-H82 unplaced genomic scaffold, Bfl_VNyyK Sc7u5tJ_1305, whole genome shotgun sequence genomic interval CATTCTGCATCTCCACACGAGACATTGACATTGCGTACAACAGGGTCCTTCTGTGTTTCTGTCCCATGCCTGGTCTGCTGCCTGATTCTGTGCCATCAGAGTTCCGCATCTCCACACGGGAGGAAGACTGTGTACTGAAGTCACCACCGTGGTCAACGCTCCCTACCTGTCTGGACCAACACAAGCAGCAACATTCTGTAACTCAAGATGGTAGTGACCCCCACGTGAACCTTGGACCTAAAAAAGGGTGAATGTAGACTGAAGGTGGACTTACTTGTGTCAGAGGGGGAGTTACTCCCATAGTAAGTCcccccattttgccatgtttgagaaCTGTGTACGTTGGTGTtagttttggtggactattaTCCAGAGTAAGGCAGTAATTTAggcagtaagtccatcttcagtcctccctgagtaagtccattttcagaccattggacGTACTGTGGGTGAAAAGGGGACTATGGTCCATGGTAAGTCGTTCACAAGTCCAAGGTTTgcaaaaattgttgtaaatgaaTCCATAATTGCTACATGAAGCGATAAATGGAACAACTCTTTactttatactgtaaatgcattcaagtttgtGGGAATATAATTTCGTGGTAGTGAGTAAATGGAGTTGGTTTTGAGCTTGCAGTAGTGCCAAATACTATAGTCAGACAGTGTAATggtaaaatgtgtgtttttgattgcagtgaagcagccaccacaaaaaccacaaacataaaaccactgcaaacatgtctgcattcacagtatgtAAACATTGTTGCAGTCTTTGCTGTACTAAGTTACAACTTCAGTATTCTGAATTGTCTCCATCATACTGTGTTTGTGAGCTCTCTCTTTTCTCTTCAACATGGTTTTTCCTGGGCTCCTTGTGGTCGCTTTTCTTGACATGTTTTTTCCTGTGCAGCTggtctgatgatgatgatgaacggTTCTTTCTCTTCCCCTTGTGTTTTTTCCCTGCCTCCATGCCGGCACTGTTCTGTAGCTCTACATGAGAGGTAGACTGTGCGATGCCAGTTTTGTCTCCACCTCCCACCTCTCTGGTACTAACACTGTCTGAAACTTTGCCTTTACTTTCATAGGgcacaaaatcatcatcatcatcgtcccAAATCACAATGCAGTCTCCATCTTCTGCACTCTCTGGCCTCGAGGATGAACTTCGATCAAATCCAAAGCTTTGCCTCCTTTCTGTGACAGACACGTCTGAATTTGGAGCCGTGTTGGATGTTTTCTGGTTGCTGGTAGCTTCCGCACTTAGAGAGACCTGTATGCGAGAAAGACGCTGATGTTAGAAAGTTAAAGCGAGAACTAAGTCGCAATATGTTGCGCATGAAACATCCGTGTGGAAATCCCCTGTTTTCCAGCCAATAACTTACATTTAAGTGCAATAGTAATGTCATGTATTGAAATTATCAACAGCAGTGCAATATAAAGCAAAATTTGGTATACAAGTGAAAGAGTAATGTATTGAAAGTCAGTTGTACAGTCAgacctgtacattttgtacatgtaattttttaccTTGTTCCCTACAGAATTTACTGATTCTTATCGAGGGGTCAGTCTAGGCATCTTCTTTTTAACTCATTTAATTCATCTTTTATGTTGACAATGTTGATTTCAAGTGTGTCTCATGTATATACTTTTGCGATGAAGATGTAGTTACACCCACCTCCCTGCTGCTCCCcgatgctgcagtaccacacgTAGCTGCTGCTGATGTTCTGCTCTTCTTCCTCTTACTGGGGATGCAGAGTGTCACCTGCACTCCTCCACTTGTCAGGCGATGGCTCTTGGGGCCTGAAGAGGAGATGcaagaaatcaaagattttAATCCTCAGTGCAATGTTTAGAGTACTTCAATGCTCTAGCATAGCTCTAGCCATATCATAAACTATAAACTGTTGATCCAAACCTTCAAACCTCGAGAAATGTTAGGAGTTCACAGTGCTAGCTGCCTCACTGTTAAGCTCCtcgttccaattagttggtaactgggagatcctggttcaatcctggatAGGGCATCTCAGTTGAGCTGCACCCGGCTTTGGCAAATGGACGTAAAAGTGGGGGTGTTGTGTTTGAGGAGGCGACTCGAGCACGTAAAAGGGGAAGTGCTAgtaacccctccctgtaaacatatactagtatcagGATCAGtgctactgaaacaacaaggaaagttgtcatggaagctcatctgtgttggtaataaTCATAGAAcaatttcttccaacacaaagatacatgtacatgtacacatggatGAAATTTTCcacaaggaaacttgctgccctgtgTGTCACTTGGCACTGCAAggtgcacaacaacaacaatacacatAAGATTATGAATCCTTCTCCAAGTACCTGGTACTAAATAACTGATGGTACTGTAGGGAGTGAAGTGGTAGTCCTCCCTCAGGTATCCTTCCAGTAACATGTGGGTGATGACTCTCTACAGTACACACTTACTATACAGTTAAATACAGTACCTGGGACCAGATAGCTGATGGTACTGTAGGGAGTGAAGTGATAGTCCTCCCTCAGGTACCCCTCCAGTAACATGTGGGTGATCACTCTCTCCCCCATCTCACGGGTCAGCCACGCAGGGTGGTTACCGTGGTTACCCCTCCGCTTGTCCCCCTGCAAGAAATGTGGATGGTCATGGTATTCTATCTTAGCACAAAAGTTCAGCTGTGTTCAAGTAGAGTACATTATAGATAACTGCTAACGCTTTGCTTCCAACACTGGAATTAACACCAGGTCCagagggacttacccctctaaatttttggACCAACTCCATCAATCTTGTTCACAGCATGAATGACCCCTGCTATCTCTataaatttagaggggtaagtccctatcaTGTTATTTCCAGTATTGGAAGTTAAGTGTTAGCAGTTTTCTATAGTGGTATTATATCTGAAGTTTGGGCTGCTGCGGTGGTTTAAGGGCACTTTTGGGAGATGATGGACTAAGACAACTTTCCCAAGACAACAAAGAGAATACATCTTGAAGTTCATACTTTGGATGCTAAGACACTCTCTTCCAATATTTGAACATGTACCAGCAAACCGATAACAAACGGTTATCATCTCTAAACATGCCTTAATACACCCATTCCTACACCAGTTTTACCCACCTTCCCCAGCCAGCTGTCCGCCAGTTTCAGCCCAGTCAGCCGCTGTTCCTTCGCTGTCGCTGACTGGATGACCCTGACGACCTCCTGGCAGAGGCTGGTCACGTCTTCTTCATCTGTTACAGTGACTGTGAAATATAGATTGGGAAATCACCCTTTGTACCATTTGAAATagagccaaaaagcagttactcatgcaaccggatatgattttggaaacggtcagatgtttcagatggcatccaccatctttTGTCACATGATCTGGCCTAAAATTTAATGCTCAGTTTAATACTCACTGACagacacattcatatatatggtgaccagccccaccagctctgtcctgccacttgctacattatgtaatcaaaGACCACAGGgttctgctactttaccagtattGATGGTGACAGCCAGGTCACTCCTCCACTACAATGGTGGTCCCGAGTCTGAGAACGTGCCTCGAATAAAAATATATAGGTACAGtaactgcaaggaaacttgctgacctacatGCCACTAGGCTCTACTAGGATTTCAATGAATGAACACATACCTAATGTAGGGTCACAGACGTCGCACATGCCGCTGCACTTCGTGGAGTCCCAGCCTTCATCAAAGTGGTCGGCAATGATGGCACGGCGgcacctggggggagggggtggttgCGCAGAAGGTTGTAAAATGTAGAACATacctcgatgaaggttagacattcagagataactgttactcaagcatctgGGTAGATTTTAACATGATAGTGTTTGGTTAATACCTGCGTGGTTGTTGTGTTCAgttgctcagtgtcactgatgaaaacatACACATAGTTGATgctgcctgaaacatctgaccttttcaaaatctatgcagttgcttgagaaacatCTTGCATAATGTACTGCATATTAGACAACATTTATGCTTTAAaaataactacattttgtgcattGTATTTGAtaaactgaaaactttttaccACCAAGATTTCTTTGTATAACTATGATGGTAACCATCAAAGATAAACTTTGATGTAAATACATGTCCCTACCTGTTGACATCATGACAGTACTTGACCATCCCGTACAGCTTCTGCTGCCCGGTCTGCTCTGTCATCACCATGGTGCTCTGTCTAAATATGTCCTGGAAACCGTAATGACCCCCCACGCACCTGAGCGGTAGNNNNNNNNNNNNNNNNNNNNNNNNNNNNNNNNNNNNNNNNNNNNNNNNNNNNNNNNNNNNNNNNNNNNNNNNNNNNNNNNNNNNNNNNNNNNNNNNNNNNNNNNNNNNNNNNNNNNNNNNNNNNNNNNNNNNNNNNNNNNNNNNNNNNNNNNNNNNNNNNNNNNNNNNNNNNNNNNNNNNNNNNNNNNNNNNNNNNNNNNNNNNNNNNNNNNNNNNNNNNNNNNNNNNNNNNNNNNNNNNNNNNNNNNNNNNNNNNNNNNNNNNNNNNNNNNNNNNNNNNNNNNNNNNNNNNNNNNNNNNNNNNNNNNNNNNNNNNNNNNNNNNNNNNNNNNNNNNNNNNNNNNNNNNNNNNNNNNNNNNNNNNNNNNNNNNNNNNNNNNNNNNNNNNNNNNNNNNNNNNNNNNNNNNNNNNNNNNNNNNNNNNNNNNNNNNNNNNNNNNNNNNNNNNNNNNNNNNNNNNNNNNNNNNNNNNNNNNNNNNNNNNNNNNNNNNNNNNNNNNNNNNNNNNNNNNNNNNNNNNNNNNNNNNNNNNNNNNNNNNNNNNNNNNNNNNNNNNNNNNNNNNNNNNNNNNNNNNNNNNNNNNNNNNNNNNNNNNNNNNNNNNNNNNNNNNNNNNNNNNNNNNNNNNNNNNNNNNNNNNNNNNNNNNNNNNNNNNNNNNNNNNNNNNNNNNNNNNNNNNNNNNNNNNNNNNNNNNNNNNNNNNNNNNNNNNNNNNNNNNNNNNNNNNNNNNNNNNNNNNNNNNNNNNNNNNNNNNNNNNNNNNNNNNNNNNNNNNNNNNNNNNNNNNNNNNNNNNNNNNNNNNNNNNNNNNNNNNNNNNNNNNNNNNNNNNNNNNNNNNNNNNNNNNNNNNNNNNNNNNNNNNNNNNNNNNNNNNNNNNNNNNNNNNNNNNNNNNNNNNNNNNNNNNNNNNNNNNNNNNNNNNNNNNNNNNNNNNNNNNNNNNNNNNNNNNNNNNNNNNNNNNNNNNNNNNNNNNNNNNNNNNNNNNNNNNNNNNNNNNNNNNNNNNNNNNNNNNNNNNNNNNNNNNNNNNNNNNNNNNNNNNNNNNNNNNNNNNNNNNNNNNNNNNNNNNNNNNNNNNNNNNNNNNNNNNNNNNNNNNNNNNNNNNNNNNNNNNNNNNNNNNNNNNNNNNNNNNNGGCTGGTCGGGCCATGACTAGAACTCCTGGGagaaagttgtttgtttgtttgtttgtttgcttgtttgtttgtttgttttgctgtgtGAAGATGTCCTGGAAACTGAAGTACAGGATACAGTACGCTGGCTGGTCGTCTCTgcctggaggggggggggagaaagttgtttgtttgtttgtttgtttattttgctatGTGAAGATGTCCTGGAAACCAAAGTACAGGATACAGTACGCTGGCTGGTCGTCTCGGCCTGGAGGGGAGGGGagaaagttgtttgtttgtttgttttgctgtctgAAGATGTCCTGGAAACTGAAGTACAGGATACAGTACGCTGGCTGGTCGTCTCGGCCTGGAGGGGAGAGGagaaagttgtttgtttgtttgtttgtttatttgttttgctgtGTGAAGATGTCCTGGAAACCATAGTACAGGGTACAGTACGCTGGCTGGTTGTCTCTACctggagaggagaggagagaaagttgtttgtttgtttgtttgtttgttttgctgtgtGAAGATGATTAGGAAACCATAGTACAGGATACAGTAGGCTGGCTGGTCGTCTCTGCCTGGAGGGGAGGGGAGAAagttgtttgcttgtttgtttgtttgtttgtttgtttgtttgtttgttttgctgtgtGAAGATGTCCTGGAAACTGAAGTACAGGATACAGTAGGCTGGCTGGTCGTCTCGGCCTGGAGGGGAGGAGagaaagttgtttgtttgtttgtgtgtttgtttgttcagcaccagggacagggttcGTAATTTTACCCCATACTAACTTTTTAGTCAGGGTAGTCGCAAATGCCTttcacacaccaacaaaaaaaCGCAATGGCAGAATCTATGGTATGCTCCAAGTGAGggcagttcagcaccagggacagggccgGTAATTTTTACTCCACACTAATTTGGAGTGCAGTGTTTCAGCTTAATTTTTTGTGGGCCAATGCCCCCCAACAGATATTTTGTGAGGGCAACCACCCCACTGCCACCCAAGAGTGCCACTCCCACTGTGTATCATTGGTCTTTGGTCCTCCTCAGTGTAGAACCTTCATCACCTGCCCTGCCGCAGGCATTCTTGTGGGGTTTTAAGGTTAACAGTGAAGAAGTCACcacaaatttacaaattacagtttgaaaccaccatccttGACTTGATCATATCCCTGGATACCACACTTTTCAGTCACCACTTAACAGAAATAGATCACACTGCAAATTCTAGTGTATCCCCAAATAGTATTTGTTCCCTCTGCCTTCCTCACCCGCCCTCCCGCTCTCCTGGTAGAAGTTCTCCATGGACGAAACTAGTTTGGCCAACAGActaaataaaagttcaaaacttgaactatacagctccagatgtctttctgagggataactgcagtgtgcaaggtgtcggtagcttgagggatgaatctactctactatatatctATAGAACCTTCCTCACCTGCCCTCCCGCTCTCCTGGTAGAAGTTCTCCATGGACTTGCTGAGGGAGTGGTGGATGACGAAGCGCACGTCTGGTTTGTCGATCCCCATCCCAAACGCTATGGTTGCCACGACAACCTGGGGGGGACAGAACACAGCAAACAGAtccattttgtgtattattgCTAGCAACAGGAGCTTGATGGGCGATACAATGTAAGAGAATCTAAAGGCCTGTATATCCATGACATTTTCTGGGAACCCTACAACTGATGCATGCCaaaaacaaatgtttggcaAAACCAATTTTCCGTCAACTGGTTCTTGGAtttatattttggaaaaaaaaaaaatttaggaGATATCCTTGAAAACAGAGGCTGAGGGTCAAGTCCACACCTTGGTACACAATTTTAGAGAGTGGCTATGTGTACTAGAAAGATGCAAGTTTTGCTTCCTGATTGTGGATTACTGACCTGTATGGTGTTTTCCAGCCATTTCCTGTGGACACGGCTGCGGTAGGCAGCATCCAGGTCGGCATGGTAACACCCCGCCCGCACACCTCTCTTCAGCAGGTCCCCGGCAACCGTCTCCGCCTCCTTTCGTGAGAACACATAGATGATTCCTGGGAGAGAATCAGAAGCTTTTTATCCAGCTATTAAATGACATTTATCTGCAT includes:
- the LOC118407332 gene encoding ATP-dependent DNA helicase Q1-like, with protein sequence MTNKATTLQKITGSNFEWSSKLQSLLGSVFKLSKFRPLQLQAMNASLSGHDTVLIMPTGAGKSLCFQLTALVSEGVTLVISPLVSLMEDQLITLQNLGIPAAILTASTPRAEVTQTLNSLTDKKSDLKMLYVTPEKVAKSKRFMAKVEKMHSVGRFARLVIDEIHCCSQWGHDFRPDYKTLGVLKRQYPSVPILGLTATATSYVIEDVKAILSMPSCLLFRASFNRHNLYYEVLRKPSSHENVMEKLVQTINSRFQGQSGIIYVFSRKEAETVAGDLLKRGVRAGCYHADLDAAYRSRVHRKWLENTIQVVVATIAFGMGIDKPDVRFVIHHSLSKSMENFYQESGRAGRDDQPAYCILYFSFQDIFTQQNKQTNKQTNKQTSKQLSPLPSRQRRPASLLYPVLCFQDIFRQQNKQTNNFLPSPPGRDDQPAYCILYFGFQDIFRQSTMVMTEQTGQQKLYGMVKYCHDVNRCRRAIIADHFDEGWDSTKCSGMCDVCDPTLVTVTDEEDVTSLCQEVVRVIQSATAKEQRLTGLKLADSWLGKGDKRRGNHGNHPAWLTREMGERVITHMLLEGYLREDYHFTPYSTISYLVPGPKSHRLTSGGVQVTLCIPSKRKKSRTSAAATCGTAASGSSREVSLSAEATSNQKTSNTAPNSDVSVTERRQSFGFDRSSSSRPESAEDGDCIVIWDDDDDDFVPYESKGKVSDSVSTREVGGGDKTGIAQSTSHVELQNSAGMEAGKKHKGKRKNRSSSSSDQLHRKKHVKKSDHKEPRKNHVEEKRESSQTQQVGSVDHGGDFSTQSSSRVEMRNSDGTESGSRPGMGQKHRRTLLYAMSMSRVEMQNAAGMESGSRLGMGQKRRRRSRLSNQLYFSFSPPNNPYWGIT